The following are encoded together in the Kribbella voronezhensis genome:
- a CDS encoding ECF transporter S component: protein MRLIRLKPRSTATLVLASLVGLLAFGWPLFWHSAQGGESALGHTTDAPWLFVLLLPLLVAVVLAELAESAIDAKVISLLGMLAAVSAALRALGPGTAGLEPGFFLLILAGRAFGAGFGFVLGSLSLLAGALISGGVGPWMPFQMFACAWVGCFAGLLPRLGGRLEVLLLAAYSMVAGVLYGLVMNLWFWPYATFGSDFSFVPGDSLLDNLHRYFLFVVATSLGWDIPRGILCAVLVLVLGRPILNAFRRTARKAAFDVPVVFEAGNRSDG from the coding sequence ATGAGACTGATCCGCCTCAAGCCACGCAGTACGGCGACGCTCGTGCTGGCGTCTCTGGTCGGCTTACTGGCCTTCGGTTGGCCGCTGTTCTGGCACAGCGCACAGGGTGGCGAATCGGCGCTCGGGCATACGACGGACGCTCCCTGGTTGTTCGTCCTGCTACTGCCGCTGCTGGTGGCCGTAGTACTGGCAGAGCTTGCCGAGTCGGCTATCGACGCCAAGGTGATCTCTCTGCTCGGCATGCTGGCAGCGGTGAGCGCTGCGCTCCGCGCGCTCGGCCCTGGGACGGCAGGGCTCGAGCCTGGATTCTTCCTGTTGATCCTGGCCGGGCGTGCCTTCGGTGCGGGCTTCGGGTTCGTGCTCGGTTCGCTGTCGCTGCTGGCGGGCGCCCTGATCAGCGGTGGGGTCGGGCCGTGGATGCCCTTCCAGATGTTCGCCTGCGCGTGGGTGGGCTGCTTCGCGGGCTTGCTCCCCCGCCTCGGCGGCCGGCTGGAAGTGCTGCTGCTGGCCGCGTACTCGATGGTCGCCGGTGTCCTCTACGGCCTGGTGATGAACCTGTGGTTCTGGCCGTACGCGACCTTCGGCAGCGACTTCTCCTTCGTCCCCGGCGACTCACTCCTGGACAACCTGCACCGGTACTTCCTGTTCGTCGTAGCCACCTCACTGGGCTGGGACATCCCCCGCGGCATCCTGTGCGCAGTACTGGTCCTCGTCCTCGGCCGGCCGATCCTCAACGCGTTCCGCCGGACAGCACGCAAGGCGGCCTTCGACGTACCGGTCGTCTTCGAAGCCGGGAACCGCAGCGATGGCTGA
- a CDS encoding energy-coupling factor transporter transmembrane component T encodes MRAVHHLTLPRALHPGAWWLWALGLAVAASRTRNPVLLVLILAVAGFVVAARRSDAPWANSYVAFLKLGLVVIGLRIVLQALLSTRSQGNTVLFTLPQIPLPDWANGVKLGGEVTAEALLTALYDGGQLAVMLCCIGAANALASPRRLLKSLPGALYEMGVACVVALTFAPQLVTDARRIRGARRLRGRTRGSFRTTAMPVLEGALDRSVELAAAMDSRGYGRTAQVPRRQRRITGGSVLLGLLGIALGVYSLLTDAMAFPVAAAALTIGLLLAVAAMAVGRQRVTRTRYRPDPWALPEWLVTAAGAAAAATMIVAAARGVNGLVLAGPLVVPPVPVVPVIGLLIGLAPAFAAPPLTRRVELVPA; translated from the coding sequence GTGCGCGCCGTCCACCACCTCACACTCCCCCGGGCTTTGCACCCGGGGGCTTGGTGGTTGTGGGCGCTCGGCCTCGCCGTGGCCGCCAGCAGGACCCGCAACCCGGTCCTGCTGGTCCTGATCCTCGCCGTCGCGGGCTTCGTGGTCGCCGCACGCCGCAGTGACGCACCCTGGGCCAACAGCTACGTCGCGTTCCTCAAGCTCGGCCTGGTCGTCATCGGCCTGCGCATAGTGCTCCAGGCGCTCCTTTCCACCCGCTCACAGGGCAACACCGTCCTCTTCACGCTTCCCCAGATTCCCTTACCGGATTGGGCGAACGGCGTGAAGCTTGGCGGTGAAGTGACCGCCGAAGCCCTCCTGACAGCGCTGTACGACGGGGGCCAGCTCGCCGTGATGCTCTGTTGCATCGGCGCGGCCAACGCGCTGGCCAGCCCGCGCAGGTTGCTCAAGTCGTTGCCTGGGGCCCTCTACGAGATGGGGGTCGCCTGCGTGGTCGCGCTGACCTTCGCTCCGCAACTCGTCACCGACGCCAGACGGATCCGCGGTGCGCGGCGACTGCGCGGCCGCACCAGAGGTTCCTTCCGTACTACGGCAATGCCCGTACTGGAGGGCGCTCTGGACAGGTCGGTCGAGCTGGCCGCAGCGATGGACTCTCGCGGCTACGGCCGCACCGCACAGGTCCCGCGTCGACAGCGCAGGATCACCGGCGGCTCTGTGCTGCTAGGCCTGCTGGGCATCGCACTGGGCGTCTACTCGCTGCTCACAGACGCCATGGCCTTCCCAGTAGCCGCTGCGGCCCTCACCATCGGTTTGCTTCTTGCTGTCGCAGCCATGGCCGTCGGCCGCCAGCGAGTGACCAGAACCCGCTACCGCCCGGATCCGTGGGCACTCCCCGAATGGCTCGTCACAGCAGCAGGAGCCGCCGCAGCAGCAACCATGATCGTTGCCGCCGCTCGCGGAGTGAACGGCCTCGTACTGGCAGGCCCGCTGGTGGTCCCGCCCGTCCCTGTCGTCCCGGTCATCGGCCTGTTGATCGGCCTCGCTCCGGCCTTCGCTGCACCTCCACTGACCCGACGCGTAGAGCTGGTGCCCGCATGA
- the cysD gene encoding sulfate adenylyltransferase subunit CysD: MSRNYQLTQLETLESEAIYIFREVAAEFERPVLLFSGGKDSIVMLRLAQKAFHPARIPFSVMHVDTGHNFPEVLEFRDCRVAEVGVQLVVASVQEALDRGFVQAPPDGTRNRIQTPVLLEALEKHQFTAVFGGARRDEDKARAKERVYSFRDEFGQWDPKNQRPELWNLYNGRIHLGESIRVFPLSNWTELDIWQYIEQERLELPSIYYAHERTVFDRNGMLYAANEYCVPKAGEETFTATVRYRTVGDASLTAAVLSDADTVAKVIDEVASTRITERGATRGDDKFSEAAMEDRKREGYF; encoded by the coding sequence GTGAGCCGGAACTACCAGTTGACCCAACTGGAGACCCTGGAGTCCGAAGCGATCTATATCTTCCGCGAGGTGGCCGCCGAGTTCGAGCGTCCGGTGCTGCTGTTCTCCGGCGGCAAGGACTCGATCGTGATGCTGCGGCTCGCGCAGAAGGCGTTCCACCCGGCCCGCATCCCGTTCTCGGTGATGCATGTCGACACCGGGCACAACTTCCCCGAAGTACTGGAATTCCGCGACTGCCGGGTCGCCGAGGTCGGCGTACAGCTCGTGGTGGCCAGCGTGCAGGAAGCGCTGGATCGCGGTTTCGTCCAGGCTCCGCCGGACGGCACCCGGAACCGGATCCAGACCCCGGTCCTGCTGGAGGCGCTGGAGAAGCACCAGTTCACCGCCGTCTTCGGCGGTGCCCGCCGCGACGAGGACAAGGCCCGGGCCAAGGAGCGGGTGTACTCGTTCCGCGACGAGTTCGGCCAGTGGGACCCGAAGAACCAGCGGCCCGAGCTGTGGAACCTGTACAACGGCCGGATCCACCTCGGCGAGAGCATCCGGGTCTTCCCGCTGTCGAACTGGACCGAGCTGGACATCTGGCAGTACATCGAGCAGGAGCGGCTCGAGCTGCCCTCGATCTACTACGCGCACGAGCGGACCGTGTTCGACCGCAACGGCATGCTGTACGCGGCGAACGAGTACTGCGTGCCGAAGGCCGGCGAGGAGACGTTCACCGCGACCGTCCGGTACCGGACCGTCGGCGACGCCTCGCTGACGGCCGCCGTACTGTCCGACGCCGACACCGTCGCGAAGGTCATCGACGAGGTCGCGAGCACCCGGATCACCGAGCGCGGCGCCACTCGCGGCGACGACAAGTTCAGCGAGGCCGCGATGGAAGACCGCAAGCGGGAAGGGTATTTCTGA
- a CDS encoding 3'(2'),5'-bisphosphate nucleotidase CysQ, whose product MATTEDGVLAVELAAAAGELLLELRGTALSGRELGVQGDQRANELLIAGLAERRPDDAVLSEESADTTARLSADRVWIIDPLDGTREYGEGDRSDWAVHVALWERGELAAGAVALPAQEIVHDTDEPQQVPPRADGPLRIAVSRSRPPALVEYLATELDAELVPMGSAGVKATAVLRGEVDAYVHAGGQYEWDSAAPVAVAEAAGLFCSRIDGSPLRYNQASPKLPDLLVCRPEFSAKLLAAIASQHDVAEVRVS is encoded by the coding sequence ATGGCGACGACGGAAGACGGCGTACTGGCCGTGGAACTAGCCGCCGCCGCGGGGGAGCTGCTGCTCGAGCTGCGCGGCACAGCGCTGTCGGGGCGAGAGCTGGGGGTACAAGGCGACCAGCGCGCGAACGAGTTGCTGATCGCGGGCCTGGCGGAGCGCCGGCCCGACGACGCAGTACTGAGCGAGGAGTCCGCGGACACCACCGCGCGGCTGTCGGCCGATCGGGTCTGGATCATCGACCCACTGGACGGCACCCGGGAGTACGGCGAAGGTGACCGGTCCGACTGGGCCGTTCACGTCGCGCTCTGGGAGCGGGGTGAGCTCGCGGCCGGTGCGGTCGCGCTGCCGGCTCAGGAGATCGTCCACGACACCGATGAGCCTCAGCAGGTGCCGCCGCGCGCGGACGGCCCGCTGCGGATCGCCGTCAGCCGGAGCCGCCCGCCGGCCCTGGTGGAGTATCTGGCGACCGAGCTCGACGCCGAGCTGGTCCCGATGGGCTCGGCCGGCGTCAAGGCGACCGCCGTACTCCGCGGCGAGGTGGACGCCTATGTCCACGCCGGCGGCCAGTACGAGTGGGACTCGGCAGCGCCGGTCGCGGTCGCCGAGGCAGCCGGGTTGTTCTGCAGCCGGATCGACGGATCGCCGCTGCGTTACAACCAGGCCAGCCCGAAGTTGCCGGACCTGCTGGTGTGCCGCCCGGAGTTCTCTGCGAAGCTGCTGGCTGCCATTGCCAGTCAGCACGACGTCGCGGAAGTGAGAGTCTCGTGA
- the pspAA gene encoding PspA-associated protein PspAA, whose protein sequence is MIVRIMGEGQWKLADDKLDQLNAVDTDLEKAVSSGDEEGFRTAFGALLEFVRGGERVPDNELHDSDAILPPGDSTLAEMRELISGDGLIAG, encoded by the coding sequence ATGATCGTCCGGATCATGGGTGAAGGTCAGTGGAAGCTGGCCGATGACAAGCTCGACCAGCTCAACGCGGTCGACACCGATCTGGAGAAGGCCGTCTCCTCGGGAGACGAAGAAGGGTTCCGTACGGCGTTCGGCGCGCTGCTGGAGTTCGTCCGCGGCGGTGAGCGGGTGCCCGACAACGAGTTGCACGACTCCGACGCGATCCTGCCGCCGGGTGACAGCACGCTCGCCGAGATGCGTGAGCTGATCAGTGGCGACGGCCTGATCGCGGGCTGA
- a CDS encoding ABC transporter ATP-binding protein, with protein MIEFDRVTVTYAGAKDPAIRDVSFTVPEGELALVIGRTGSGKSTLLRTINGLVPHFTGGTLAGRVLVNGRDTREYRPRDLADVVGIVGQDPMAGFVTDTVEDELAYSMESLGVAPDVMRRRVEETLDLLGLADVRDRALTSLSGGQRQRTAIGAALTSHPAVLVLDEPTSALDPQAAEEVLAALQRLVHDLGVTVVMAEHRLERVIQYADRVIEVPGGSTAVTTGLPVDLMVSAPVAPPVVELGRLAGWSPLPLSVRDARRAAVALRGRLADHAPLRPVPVEGRELANCNDLVVAYGNVTALRGVSLTIKAGEIVALMGRNGAGKSTLLNALVGLVTPRSGTATAAGADPRRTRPKQLVKAVGLVPQEPGDLLYAATVADECAGADSDFRVPAGSCQALLNRLAPDIDDQQHPRDLSEGQRLCLALAVVLCGAPPLLLLDEPTRGLDYGAKRRLVEILRELAAAGHAVVLSTHDVEMVAEVATRVLVLADGELVSDGETATVIAGSPAFAPQVAKILAPLPFLTVGEVATALDRAS; from the coding sequence ATGATCGAGTTCGACCGCGTCACAGTCACGTACGCCGGCGCCAAGGACCCCGCGATCCGCGACGTGAGCTTCACCGTTCCGGAAGGCGAACTGGCGTTGGTGATCGGGCGCACCGGCTCCGGCAAGTCCACCCTGCTGCGAACCATCAACGGTCTCGTCCCGCACTTCACCGGCGGCACGCTGGCCGGCCGGGTGCTGGTGAACGGCCGCGACACCCGCGAGTACCGCCCGCGCGATCTGGCCGACGTGGTCGGCATCGTCGGCCAGGACCCGATGGCCGGGTTCGTCACCGACACGGTCGAGGACGAGCTTGCCTACAGCATGGAATCTCTCGGTGTCGCTCCGGACGTGATGCGCCGCCGCGTCGAGGAGACCCTCGACCTGCTGGGACTGGCCGATGTCCGCGACCGCGCCCTGACATCGCTGTCCGGTGGTCAACGACAGCGGACTGCCATCGGCGCAGCGCTCACCTCGCACCCCGCAGTACTGGTTCTGGACGAGCCGACGTCGGCGCTGGATCCGCAAGCTGCCGAGGAAGTGCTGGCCGCGCTGCAACGTCTGGTACACGACCTCGGCGTCACTGTGGTGATGGCGGAGCACCGGCTCGAGCGGGTCATCCAGTACGCCGACCGGGTGATCGAGGTGCCCGGTGGATCGACTGCCGTGACCACCGGCCTCCCGGTCGACCTGATGGTCAGCGCGCCCGTCGCCCCGCCTGTCGTCGAACTGGGCCGCCTTGCCGGCTGGTCTCCGCTGCCACTGTCGGTTCGCGACGCCAGACGTGCCGCAGTCGCGCTCAGAGGACGGCTGGCCGACCACGCTCCGCTCCGGCCGGTCCCGGTCGAGGGCCGTGAGCTTGCCAACTGCAACGACCTGGTAGTGGCCTATGGCAACGTCACTGCGCTGCGCGGAGTCTCCCTGACCATCAAGGCCGGCGAGATCGTTGCCCTGATGGGTCGCAACGGAGCCGGCAAGTCGACGTTGCTGAACGCACTGGTCGGCCTGGTCACCCCACGCTCCGGTACTGCGACGGCGGCCGGCGCCGACCCACGGCGTACGCGTCCCAAGCAACTCGTCAAGGCAGTGGGGCTCGTACCGCAAGAGCCCGGGGACCTCCTGTACGCCGCGACGGTGGCGGACGAGTGCGCGGGAGCCGACTCCGATTTCCGGGTGCCTGCGGGAAGCTGCCAAGCACTGCTGAACCGCCTGGCCCCCGACATCGATGACCAGCAGCATCCCCGCGACCTGTCGGAAGGGCAGCGCCTTTGCCTCGCCCTCGCAGTCGTGCTCTGCGGCGCTCCCCCGCTGCTGTTGCTGGACGAGCCGACCCGCGGCCTGGACTACGGGGCCAAGCGCCGCCTGGTGGAGATCCTGCGGGAACTCGCAGCAGCCGGCCACGCGGTCGTGCTGTCGACCCATGACGTAGAGATGGTCGCCGAGGTGGCCACTCGCGTCCTGGTCCTGGCTGACGGCGAACTGGTGAGCGACGGCGAGACCGCGACCGTCATAGCGGGCTCACCTGCCTTCGCACCACAGGTGGCGAAGATCCTTGCCCCGCTGCCGTTCCTCACAGTCGGCGAGGTTGCCACCGCTCTGGACCGCGCCTCATGA
- a CDS encoding DUF3043 domain-containing protein, giving the protein MFRRTKSETSPQTPASTPAKVGGKGRPTPTRREAEAARKQALKKPRNRKEAAAYRREKVRLERGKMQEAMKTGDDRYLPAADKGPVRRFARDYVDARWSVMEFALPVLLVVSLLGVVFAQAFVWLPGLVNILFLLMIVAIAADWFLLTSGLKRAVARKFPTEPAKGIGFYAVRRTMQMRRWRLPKPMVARGEKPS; this is encoded by the coding sequence GTGTTCCGACGTACCAAGTCTGAGACATCGCCCCAAACTCCGGCGAGCACCCCGGCCAAGGTCGGCGGCAAGGGCCGGCCGACCCCGACCCGGCGCGAGGCCGAGGCGGCCCGCAAGCAGGCGCTGAAGAAACCGCGCAACCGCAAGGAGGCCGCGGCGTACCGGCGCGAGAAGGTCCGGCTCGAGCGCGGCAAGATGCAGGAGGCGATGAAGACCGGCGACGACCGCTACCTGCCCGCCGCCGACAAGGGCCCGGTACGCCGGTTCGCCCGCGACTACGTCGACGCCCGCTGGTCGGTGATGGAGTTCGCGCTGCCCGTCCTGCTGGTCGTCTCGCTGCTCGGCGTCGTCTTCGCCCAGGCGTTCGTCTGGCTGCCCGGACTCGTCAACATCCTGTTCCTGCTGATGATCGTCGCGATCGCCGCCGACTGGTTCCTGCTCACCAGCGGCCTCAAGCGCGCCGTCGCCCGCAAGTTCCCCACCGAGCCGGCCAAGGGCATCGGCTTCTACGCCGTCCGCCGCACCATGCAGATGCGCCGCTGGCGCCTCCCCAAGCCCATGGTCGCCCGCGGCGAAAAGCCCAGCTAG
- a CDS encoding aldo/keto reductase family protein, which translates to MDFRYLGNSGLKVSEISYGNWLTHGSQVENEQAKACVKAALEAGITTFDTADTYANTKAESVLGEALEGVRRESVEILTKVYWPTGPGGPNDTGLSRKHIHESINASLKRLKTDYVDVYQAHRYDTETPLEETMEAFADVVRQGKALYIGTSEWTAEQLQEGHRLARELRIPLVSNQPQYSMLWRVIEAEVVPASEELGIGQVVFSPIAQGVLTGKYLPGQQPPEGSRATDKDGANFVKRFLTDDVLTRVQQLKPIADEAGLSLAQLAVAWVLQNPNVSSAITGASRPEQVTENVKAAGVKLEEGQLKQIDEVLGNVVERDPAKTLQNAPQTRPGS; encoded by the coding sequence ATGGACTTTCGGTATCTCGGGAACAGTGGGCTGAAGGTCAGCGAGATCTCGTACGGGAACTGGCTGACGCACGGGTCGCAGGTGGAGAACGAGCAGGCGAAGGCTTGTGTGAAGGCGGCCCTGGAGGCCGGGATCACCACCTTCGACACCGCTGACACCTATGCGAACACCAAGGCGGAGAGCGTGCTCGGGGAAGCCTTGGAGGGGGTCCGCCGCGAGTCGGTGGAGATCCTCACCAAGGTGTACTGGCCGACCGGGCCCGGCGGGCCGAACGACACCGGGTTGTCCCGCAAGCACATCCACGAGTCGATCAACGCGTCGCTGAAGCGGCTGAAGACGGACTACGTCGACGTCTACCAGGCACACCGCTACGACACCGAGACGCCGCTCGAGGAGACCATGGAGGCGTTCGCCGACGTGGTCCGCCAGGGCAAGGCGTTGTACATCGGTACGTCGGAGTGGACCGCCGAGCAGCTCCAGGAAGGGCACCGGCTGGCCCGTGAGCTGCGCATCCCGCTGGTGTCGAACCAGCCGCAGTACAGCATGCTCTGGCGGGTGATCGAGGCCGAGGTGGTGCCGGCGTCGGAGGAGCTCGGCATCGGGCAGGTGGTGTTCTCGCCGATCGCGCAGGGCGTGCTGACCGGCAAGTACCTGCCGGGGCAGCAGCCGCCGGAGGGTTCGCGCGCCACCGACAAGGACGGCGCGAACTTCGTCAAGCGGTTCCTCACCGACGACGTGCTGACCCGCGTGCAGCAGCTGAAGCCGATCGCCGACGAGGCGGGCCTGTCGCTGGCCCAGCTCGCCGTCGCCTGGGTGCTGCAGAACCCGAACGTGTCGTCCGCGATCACCGGCGCGTCCCGCCCGGAGCAGGTCACCGAGAACGTGAAGGCCGCCGGGGTGAAGCTCGAGGAGGGCCAGTTGAAGCAGATCGACGAGGTGCTCGGCAACGTGGTCGAGCGGGATCCGGCGAAGACCTTGCAGAACGCCCCGCAGACCCGGCCGGGCTCATGA
- a CDS encoding sugar transferase produces MPRSPCRGAYESRAFGAGADEFRSILRSGVGLTAVVAIASYATKSEIARGFVVLAIPATVLLALLLRYFLRRDLSRHRYRGRCMRRVLVVGRNGEAAELSERLEKRPADGYRVVAVCRPRGDSRPGGTPADALDEADIMAAVNRHSVDVVAIASDPDLAGQSLRRLSWALEQHGVELIVSPGIIEVAGPRISIRPVAGLSLLHLERPSASAGPHLLKSIFDRVVALILLIVALPLLAGIALSVKLSSRGPVLFKQQRVGRANAVFTMLKFRTMVVDAEARLAELEPQSDGNTVLFKLRFDPRVTKIGGYLRRFSLDELPQLINVLRGEMSLVGPRPPLEQEVAMYAADDTRRMLVKPGLTGLWQVSGRSDLSWDESVLLDLRYVDNWSMTLDLLILWKTVRAVVKGSGAY; encoded by the coding sequence TTGCCGCGGTCGCCCTGTCGAGGGGCCTACGAGTCGCGGGCCTTCGGTGCCGGTGCCGACGAGTTCCGTTCCATTCTTCGGTCCGGGGTCGGGCTGACCGCGGTCGTCGCGATCGCGTCGTACGCGACGAAGAGCGAGATCGCCCGCGGGTTCGTCGTGCTGGCGATTCCCGCGACCGTGTTGCTCGCCCTGCTGCTGCGGTACTTCCTGCGTCGTGACCTGAGCCGCCACCGGTACCGCGGACGCTGTATGCGTCGCGTGCTGGTGGTCGGCCGCAACGGCGAGGCGGCGGAGTTGAGCGAGCGGCTGGAGAAGCGCCCGGCCGATGGGTACCGCGTGGTCGCGGTCTGCCGCCCCCGCGGCGACTCCCGCCCGGGCGGTACGCCGGCCGACGCGCTGGACGAGGCCGACATCATGGCCGCGGTGAACCGCCACTCGGTCGACGTGGTCGCGATCGCTTCCGACCCCGACCTGGCCGGTCAGTCGCTGCGGCGGCTGTCCTGGGCCCTCGAGCAGCACGGTGTCGAGCTGATCGTCTCGCCGGGCATCATCGAGGTGGCCGGGCCACGGATCTCGATCCGGCCTGTCGCCGGGCTGTCGCTGCTGCACCTGGAGCGGCCGTCGGCCAGTGCGGGTCCGCACCTGTTGAAGAGCATCTTCGACCGCGTGGTGGCGCTGATCCTGCTGATCGTGGCGCTGCCGCTGCTGGCCGGGATCGCGCTCTCGGTCAAGCTGAGCAGCCGGGGTCCGGTGTTGTTCAAGCAGCAGCGGGTCGGCCGGGCCAACGCGGTGTTCACGATGCTGAAGTTCCGCACGATGGTCGTCGACGCCGAGGCGCGGCTGGCCGAGCTGGAGCCGCAGAGCGACGGCAACACGGTCCTGTTCAAGCTCCGGTTCGATCCCCGCGTCACCAAGATCGGCGGGTATCTGCGGCGCTTCTCACTCGACGAGCTGCCGCAGCTGATCAACGTCCTGCGCGGCGAGATGTCGCTGGTGGGGCCGCGACCTCCGCTCGAGCAGGAAGTCGCGATGTACGCCGCCGACGACACCCGCCGGATGCTGGTCAAGCCCGGGCTGACCGGTCTGTGGCAGGTCAGTGGCCGCAGCGACCTGTCCTGGGACGAGTCGGTCCTGCTGGACCTGCGGTATGTGGACAACTGGTCGATGACGCTGGATCTGCTGATCCTGTGGAAGACCGTGCGAGCTGTGGTGAAGGGCTCGGGCGCCTACTAG
- a CDS encoding SCO2322 family protein translates to MSAHRTVRLVLSLLAGLLLAGTVTTTANAEDGFRFWGYYQWSGGQWAFAQKGSDGVVPKDGAVEGWRYAVGGAKPRVPRAAGDFQAICGTTPVESGKKRVALVIDPGTQADSASGQAPPAATGTCVVADPAATGAKILAAVGPVRIEKGLTCGIGGYPETGCGQPLKNIKVPATDDPVQLQIQAPVGSTLIPTATPGANSPTTTPVKQDDDSGAPWAGIIIAAVVVLLLAGGGLVLSRRRSSQHVGQ, encoded by the coding sequence ATGAGTGCACACCGGACCGTACGACTGGTCCTCAGCCTGCTGGCGGGTCTCCTGCTGGCGGGGACCGTCACCACCACAGCCAACGCGGAGGACGGCTTCCGCTTCTGGGGCTACTACCAGTGGAGCGGTGGCCAGTGGGCCTTCGCGCAGAAGGGCTCGGACGGCGTCGTACCGAAGGACGGTGCTGTCGAGGGCTGGCGGTATGCCGTCGGCGGCGCCAAGCCGCGGGTGCCCCGCGCTGCCGGTGACTTCCAGGCGATCTGCGGTACGACGCCGGTCGAGTCGGGCAAGAAGCGGGTCGCCCTGGTGATCGACCCCGGGACGCAGGCCGACTCGGCCAGCGGTCAGGCGCCGCCGGCCGCGACCGGAACCTGCGTGGTCGCCGATCCGGCTGCCACCGGCGCGAAGATCCTCGCCGCGGTCGGACCGGTCCGGATCGAGAAGGGCCTGACCTGCGGCATCGGCGGCTACCCGGAGACGGGCTGCGGCCAGCCGCTGAAGAACATCAAGGTCCCTGCGACGGACGACCCCGTTCAGCTGCAGATCCAGGCACCGGTCGGCTCGACACTCATCCCGACTGCCACTCCCGGCGCCAACTCGCCCACCACCACGCCGGTCAAGCAGGACGACGACAGCGGTGCGCCCTGGGCGGGCATCATCATCGCGGCGGTCGTCGTCCTTCTGCTGGCCGGTGGCGGCCTCGTCCTGAGCCGCCGCCGCAGCAGTCAGCACGTAGGCCAGTAG
- a CDS encoding PspA/IM30 family protein — translation MSIFRRVSTIFKAKANSALDKAEDPRETLDYSYQKQLELLQKVRRGVADVATSRKRVELQASQLQSQSQKLQDQAQKALSMGREDLAREALTRKSGLQGQIDDLTAQHAQLQGEEEKLTLASQRLQAKVESFRTRKETIKATYTAAEAQTRINEAFSGISEEMSDVGLAVQRAEDKTQQMQARAGAIDELLASGALDDASGSNKDSITLELERMSSGSDVENELAAMKAQLSGGSAPKEIAQDAPGAAQPVQQPSQQAEPVRPQDGDAR, via the coding sequence ATGAGCATCTTCAGGCGGGTGTCGACGATCTTCAAGGCCAAGGCCAATTCGGCTTTGGACAAGGCTGAGGATCCTCGCGAAACCCTTGACTACTCGTACCAGAAGCAGCTCGAGCTGTTGCAGAAGGTGCGCCGTGGTGTGGCGGACGTCGCCACCAGCCGCAAGCGGGTCGAACTGCAGGCGTCGCAGCTGCAGTCACAGTCGCAGAAGCTGCAGGACCAGGCCCAGAAGGCGCTCTCGATGGGCCGCGAGGACCTGGCCCGCGAGGCACTGACCCGCAAGTCCGGCCTGCAGGGCCAGATCGACGACCTGACCGCCCAGCACGCCCAGTTGCAGGGTGAGGAGGAGAAGCTCACCCTCGCCTCGCAGCGGCTGCAGGCGAAGGTGGAGTCGTTCCGGACCCGCAAGGAGACGATCAAGGCGACGTACACGGCCGCCGAGGCGCAGACCCGGATCAACGAGGCCTTCTCCGGCATCTCCGAGGAGATGAGCGACGTCGGCCTGGCGGTCCAGCGGGCCGAGGACAAGACCCAGCAGATGCAGGCCCGGGCCGGCGCGATCGACGAGCTGCTCGCCTCCGGCGCGCTCGACGACGCCAGCGGTTCGAACAAGGACAGCATCACCCTCGAGCTGGAGCGGATGTCGTCCGGCTCCGACGTCGAGAACGAGCTGGCCGCGATGAAGGCCCAGCTGAGCGGAGGCTCGGCACCGAAGGAGATCGCCCAGGACGCGCCCGGTGCGGCGCAGCCTGTTCAGCAGCCCAGTCAGCAAGCAGAGCCGGTTCGACCGCAGGACGGAGACGCACGATGA